The Terriglobales bacterium genome includes the window GGGCCCTGCGGCTCGGGAAGCACGCGCGTGCGCAGGTAGGAGGTCCCGATGGCATTGGCCTCCTCCAGCACCAGTTGCTTGCGGATCTCAAAGCGGGAGACGGCCATGGACATGGTGAAGGCCAGCAGCAACCCCAGGATGCCGAGCAGCCCGGCCTCCACCGCCGTCACCTGGGACTTGGCCTTCTCGCGGAGGCTGGCGTCGGCGCGGCGTCCCAGGCGAAACCCGACTTCGCCCACGGCCAGGATGCCGGCCAGGAAGACCAGCAGCAGCACCCACTCGTTGCCCGAGTAGAGGAACCCTTCGCTCACGCGGCCTCGCTCAGGAGATGTAGGAGATGAAGGTCTCCCCCGCATTCACCGCCTCGATGGCTTCGATCAGGTCGGTGCCCAGGGCGGACTTGAAGACGTAGGCGCTGGCGCCGGCCTCGAAGGCGGCGCGGATGAAGTCGGGATTCTCGTGAACGGTGAGGAAGACGATCTTGGCCCTGCACCCCATCTCCTGCAGGTGCCGGGCCACTTCAATGCCGGTCAGGTCGCCCAGCGAGATGTCCAGGACGATGACGTCGGGGCGCAGGGTGAGGGCGTCGCGCAGTACCGATTGCCCGTCCAGCACCGCCTCCAGCACCAGGCACTCCCGCTTGAGGATCTCGGCGACCGTGTCCAGGATCTCGGGATTGTCGTCCGCCAGCAGCACGCGGGGGCGCGAGGTCACCGCGACCGGGTCTCCGCTCCGCTCGTAAAAGGCGTGCTCCACCACGGATGACCCCCTCTTGGCAGGGTGGCACGCTTAGAGGCTAACTGGACGCGCCGCAATCTGCCTACTGGCAAAACTGCTGGCTTTTGCGGCTCGAGGAGCCGGTCGGCGGCCCGATTCAGGAAGGGATCATGT containing:
- a CDS encoding response regulator transcription factor, yielding MVEHAFYERSGDPVAVTSRPRVLLADDNPEILDTVAEILKRECLVLEAVLDGQSVLRDALTLRPDVIVLDISLGDLTGIEVARHLQEMGCRAKIVFLTVHENPDFIRAAFEAGASAYVFKSALGTDLIEAIEAVNAGETFISYIS